Genomic DNA from Macadamia integrifolia cultivar HAES 741 chromosome 6, SCU_Mint_v3, whole genome shotgun sequence:
atgactttattAGTTAAAACAATTTTAAAATGACCGAACcagtttttaatatttaaaaatacaCAAAAAATAGGTTAGGGTAGGAAAACCATTCTAAACTTTCTTAAAATGCATTGCCTTTTCTTGAagtgcaaaaatcaaaatctttaTATTAAATTATTAATAGAAGGGCCAATAAGCTGAGATCACATTTTCTCTACCAAAACCCTAGTTTAACAGTACTCTTTATTCTTTAGGAAAGGGTTTACTGAACCTATGAGGTTTCCCACGCCTATATAacgttgtttatttatttattataggAGAGAGGAAAATTAACGTATGAGGAGAAGTGGTGTATTAGGCTGAAAATATTTGAtcgtatttttttttcaacttatttAATTTATAGATCATTTTAAACATATCATCTGGaacaaagtttcttttttattatttttttctttttcaatttacATAATTCTATTTATGAAAGCGAGCAAAGCTCGTAGTTTCAAATTATAAGATTTCGTCAACTACAAAGCGGAATTTAGTCAAATCGTCCGACTCATAACAAACAAGGCCTTCCTAATTAGGAAATCTGCTATAGAATTACACCCCTTAGGAACAAACTGGAAATTACAAtccaaaaaataagaagaaatgtgAGAGATATCTTTAATCATTGGTTGAATAAGAAACGGTATAGTTGCAATGTTGCACTATTCCCTGTGATGTATGAAACGAGCTCGATCTTTACTGTTAGTTTCCACCACTAGACGGTCAAAAGATTCAAAACTCGCTTCAAACATCCCACTACAGATAGTCAAAGCCTTTCCTAATAACATAGATTAAAACCTTAAAGGATCCGATATAACCATACAGATATGACCCTGTTGATCTCTGATAATAAACCCATTACCACCTTGTCACCCATCCTTCCTCCAAATCATGTCTGAATCAACTTATAAAAACTACTTTAAGGGACGACCCAATCTCTGTGAAGCTCATTACTATGTGTGTttgattttaataaatattgagTTTGTCCACACGCAACTGAAGTGATATTGGTGTGACTATCAAGGGAATGGTCAATAAATATGAATTAGTAACTGGTAAAGCCATAGTCGGTTCCGTAACTCTTCTTTAAAGCCCTCTTAATTAATGTTGTGTCATACTTGTACATTACGTAAATGATAAACCCTCTCCATCTCAAACAgcaaggtatatatatatatatatatatatatttatatgatttcAAACAAAGAATCAAACGGGTCCAAATTTGAGTCTTATTTGCAAAGAAAGTTCAAAGGAAAGAAAGTTCCACGAGTTTAGGAATCTAAGGTCCTTCCTGAAATGGTAAATTCATGTTTTCCCACTAAAGTTGACCATTGAACTAATTTTCATACCCTTTGGCATCTGACCAAGTCCAAACAAAGATGAGACTTTCATATACGTGAATGGTAAGTTCCTATACATGAATAGTAAAATATGGACAACTACGTTCATGAAGTTTAAGTTCAATACAAACAGCCATGTGGCTGTCCAACTGTCCTATAAGAAtggtttcttcttttgattAAGGTCAGCAAGATTTTATTTAgtaaaagaatgaataaaataaagagaaatttatttaggcaaataaaataaaaaattagatctCTGTTTTTACTTTTGGCATTATCATCGGTAGAGAAAGAGAACTGAATAAAGATAGCTCAGACCTAACCTTCTACTCCATCTTCGGCAACATTTTGCAAGCATTCATATAGAAattagcatcttttttttttaatggatggGTGAAGCTAGCAgtttttttgttataaaatgAAACTTTCTGACAACTTGATAAAAGTATAAAACAATCTGTCCAATGCTCATACCAAGAAAATATACTCTTACCCAAAACCTATAGATTAATTGGGGGTTTTttaagctatgtttggttgtaaaaataaaattaaacgaaagggaagtgaaatttttatacttaaaaaatatatatatatgtaatcagTACctatgtgactttaacattaacttcaaatcattccatatttggttataaaatttcattttactttgcattcaaaaccctttgctataatatgtaaaataataattacatgtaaaatagcTCATTACTATAAATGGTTGAAAAAATTacgtagtttatacaatcatatggggtaatgattataaacatttctttttaaagtatgaaaatttcatttcccttctctttaaattcccattgcaaccaaatgcaGCTAGCCTTAggtttttttacaatattttttAAGGACGTGTTATTTTTGTGAAAGCCCGTGGAAGGTCAAGCTTTATTCATATTCTATGTGGCCAAAAAAAGTATAATCAAATTTTCATGCACCCTTGGTGAAAGAAAATAGTTCACTGTGGTTGATCCAGGGCATGCAAGGAGGGGGTCAGAGGGCATATGCAAGATATCCTTCATCAGATCCATGCAACGAATGCCCGTACAGCTTAGAAAAACTTTATCCAAAAAATTATGTACAATAGGGAGCATATCCTTTAGGAAGTAGTCTCCCAAGAACCCAATCTAAGAAAAGCAATATCTAGGGATATaaataaaaacacaaaaataaaagtgtttCTGAAGCAAGTTTATATCTTTAACTTCAAAAATTTTCATGGCTAACCCTAATACTTAATTTAGATAGCATGATATAACTTCAATTATgtatatgagattttttttttttttttggtaaataattaTGTATATGATATTGTTATAAGATCTCTACAGTAGAAAAACACAACTTAGGTTTGACTATGAAAAAAGAtgaattaacaaaaaaaaaaaagactcaataTAAGCTAAATCTGTGGTGCAAACAACCAAAGAGTGCTTAAATCATAGAAGATTTGAAGACTACAATCTATGTCTGTGAATATGTATATCAACGTGGAATGTGTATGCCCTCGTTTACctattttgaaaaaagaaaatttaggcAAGACAAGAGAGAATGGTAGGTTGCATGGCTTAATTAGGAGGTAGTCGGTCCTCCGCCTCAAAAGTGAAATTAGGAGTTTCAACCTATGTATTTATTCCATCTCTTTACTTAATAAATACAATAGAGAAGTAGTTATCCCAATCAATTGTAACTCCTACCAACGATGTGACTTCACTAACTCCTACGGGACCACACAGTAACTTCTTTACGAGATAAATTCTACCTAGATTCAACAACTCCACATATTGGTTGACGCAATCTACTCCCCAAAAAACTTATGGAGGATTAGGGCTTAGGATTTCAGCCTCTCTAAAATAAAGCTTTCGTTCTTAAGCTTGGGTGACGCCTAATCAGTGCGGATCATTCTCTATGGACTCAGGTCCTAAAAAGCTAAGTATTTCTCAAACAGGTTTGTTCTTTACCATACCACTTTGAAAGGCGAGGATATTTTACTTATAATAGCATAGCAATCatcatttatattttataaaaaaaaaaaatggttatttACAAGATTAGTAATGGTACAAGATTTTGGACTGCCCCATGAATCCCATCATTACTTGATTTTACTTTAACAAATTTTACTCCCCCTTCTAATTAACCTTTATCAATGCCCTAATATGGGTTAATGATTTTATTAATGCTTGGAATGCTAGTCTcctatcttctctaattcttttaCATATGACTACTAAAATTTTGAACACTCCAATTTCCTCCGGTATTGACCTTTGATGGTGTTCTCTATCAAAGAAAGGGGTTTTAACCACCAGATTAGCTACATAATTTTTCAATCTTGTGTCTATGACTAACTTTCATGGATTCTCAAACAGGTGTATATGCTCCTCTCTTTGCTCTCATTGGTGTCGATTCTATTCAAAACTCAAATTACACTTAAAATTTAAGTTCTTTTTTTAGAGACTTGATCTTAGAGGAATTCTCAGAAAAGATATTGTGGAAAAATGGATGGACATCGATATGAATTGTAGCTTCTGCCGGCCTCATTGTGAAATAACTTGgcatatatttccttttatcTGTAATTTTACTAAAAGGATCTAGGTTGTAGGACCCCTAGGGTTTCAAACTGAGAATCTTATAAGTTCCTCCTTTACTCCCTTATGTTTTATCTTTTCAACTAAAATATAATTCTTGAGCTTGATAAAGATAGATTTTACAACACTTATATAATAATCTACTTATTACATCTGGTCTCATAGGAATCAAGTTGTTTCGTGTACAGGTTGAGCCCAATCCTCACAACATTATGAACAACGTCAATAACTAGATGTCTTCTATTCACCAAAATGATGGCCAACTTGCCAATACCTCCAGGGAGTCCACCATAGACAATTTCGCCTCACACCCTCCCCCACGCAATATCCCTAACTTAAACCATCCAATCCTAATTTATCCGAGTGTTACTAACATTATTCTTAATATATCGGGATGGATTGTTATTTTCAAAAGGAAATTTGTCTCACTTTATCAGGCTATATGATGACAGGAAAAGGTTATGAAGCTACTGCAAGGTCCTTCTTCTAAGGTCTAAAGCTGGCTAAGGATGATAGTCAGAGCGTGATAGAAATATGGAGCAACTCGAATGATATGCATATTCTCATTGTAAACCATAGTACTAGTTCATGACCTTGAAGTGCAATccctttttgtgtgtgtgtgtataattCAATATTTCACACCCATTTCTATCTCAGGCCTACCAACGAACTAGTACCTCTAGTTAAAAGAACTAGCCTACTTTACTATGAACAACAAATCCAACATACAAACCTTTTATTGGTAACGTTGATGTGCTCAATTTATGCTTTCAATGGATttttattcaagaaaaaaaaaaaaaaaacacatatgataatataataatacACTCCATATGATATTAATGATAAAGCCATGCATGAGATAACCATTAAGTTATAGGTACATAACACAATGcttaacaggaaaaaaaaaagttattgtcGTTTCCTCATGCCAAAGGCCTAAAGAGTAGAAACTTGTCATGTGTAAAGTGTTCTTTTTGAGGAGACATGAGCATTTCTTCATCACCAGCTTAACAATCACATCCTAGCTaccaaaaaacaagaaagaaaaagcttAATAACATCATACAATAAATAACAATCCTACATGAATAATAGAAAAGGGTAATTATTATcacttccttattttttttaattccctcAAAAAGTAAATTTTTATCTCTATTTCTtatctgatttttaaaatacccaaattaccctTCTATTTCGATCACTCCTTTCTCAAATGACTGGTTCAAAAGCAAATGGTTTGAATCAGACAAACTAAATTTCGATGCCTGTAGCCTACTTGTGGAATCCATCTATTTATTCCTGCTCTACTTGTGGAACCACTATGCCAACCACTCATCAAAGAGATGCTTGTAGCCTACTTGACAACCACATGGAACTTCCACGTATGATAACAAAATTATGGGCCCGAAATTTTTTCACTGGGCCCAACCTAATTCTCACCTTCCAGAGGTTTGAAGAAGCCGACACTGGGAATCGATCTTATCTAGCAAATAATGATCTAACCATTCAATCTAACGGTCCCAATTATAGTGTCAGTGGTGATATTATCTATGGATTGGGTAATCACCCCAAACGTCACTGCATCACCGAAAGTGAGGGAGAAAACAAGTTTCCCAGTCGTAGACTTGCAGGTGGCTGCCATAGAGGTTAGGAAAGAAGACTTGTAAGTTTGGTCGAGATGAGGTTGTCGGGGTTGGATTGAAGTGGACACTGGATGGATTAAGTGGGTAAACAAAAGGCTTCAAATTTTCGACCTCTATGGGCAATATCTGGACAATGATCGCTATGAAGGCGAGCCGGATCCTTAAACTCTAGTTTATGCACTATTATGtaacacaaatttttttttttttatattcttagATAATTGTAAAGATTGGGCATGTTGGCACAGTGTCCAGCTAGCGGAAAGGGAGGAGGGGTTGTGCCCAACCCTCTCGCTCTAGATAaataatagtatttttttttttttttttttgttaatgatttATATAGGctccacaactgcatggatcgAGTCATACCAAAGTTGaataagaatcattcaactttctcTAAAAGtagtgaaaaacactaaacaccaCCGATGTGAGTGACccaaaggaggtaagaggagtcgaactcagaaccacacgcttcctaaaGCCAAGATCCCTTGCAAATTCGATAACCCTTTACCCATCAATATACCAaagatccctttttttttttttttctttaatcacaaGGTTTTAATATGCATTGGGGTCATAAATACTGTTAATAGTATTTATGGATGGGCTGTTTTTATTATATCCCAACTGTGTCTTATTTTCTACCAATTATATGatgataagaaaaaatattGAAGCATCAATTGAGGGCTTCTCTATGGGATGAAGTAGGCCAAAGAGGAAGGATGAGAGGTGGATGAAATATAGAGTGATGCTAAAGAGCTAAGGAATCTTCTTCCCTAGATGACACATAGTACCAAATCGTGGCCTTGGAGCATcatccccccctccctttttttacGTTACTAATTTTTTGTTCCAACCTAAATTTTGATATGAAGGGTAACAATAAATTGGTGCTTTTGTCAAGGAATATAACATACATGGCTATGAACTCtaattaatcttttttttttagctaacaacaggtatccaagccttcgccCTGACTAGTCTCACAGGCCCATACTGACAACACAACAGCATGGACCGAgtcataccaaggttgaataaaaaccatttaactttcactgaaaataatgaagagcactaaacaccccatgtgagtggcccaaggtgtgcttaATGGGAGTTGAACTCGAATTAATCTCAGCATGCCaaacttttcttttaaatatatatatactttccTTTctccataaaaagaaatattcaaCCATAAACATACACGTATATATGCATACACACAAATTTTTCAATATAAATAGTTTTAATGTTATGTAATATATACTATAAAAAGCGTTCTAAATGGAAGTCGAGATACATTTAGATCAAATTGTTAGAAATAACACTTAAAACCAGTACAGGTGTAGATATATAGATCCTTCCTTGATTATATACAATTATACTAATTTGAAGTTTTAATACAAATTAATTAATAcctaaaaacaaaatatatgtAGAAATACATATTCTTGAGTATATATCAATATACTACTTTGAATTCAAATTAATATCtttctttatttggttttaagaagaaaatttaAATTAATATCTAAAAGTAATATACGTGTAAAAATACAGAGCCTCATGGGTCCATCTGACTCCACCACCCGACAGTGGCtgaatgagagaagaagcacttcaactctctctctctctctctctctctctctctctctctctctctcatccaccTGTTAACTTATtatttaatgatatttttccaaattataaattaattggtataaatatataatataattccATCATTCTATGTTATTGTAATTATTAACTATGTGACTATATCACTAATTCTAAATAATTCCAtattttgttattaaatttcatttcattttgcaATAAAAGTTTTTTTAGGTAAACTTTTCGTTCAAATTCATTTgattgaaatataaaatatatcattactaaatataataaaagaatTAGATAATTCATACAAACACATTGATTACAAAAGCTTCtgttttaagtttaaaaattttGGCATCTATTTCTATTAATTTCTCTTATTCTATAGAAATCTTCTTTACCTAAAACAAAATTCTTCAAATTGAAGTTGTTGGATGGGTTCTCCTTCTACCCCATAACCAATAGCCCATTTAGCCAAATTtgtgagaagaaaagaacaagtTACAACTTATAGgttcaataataaataatttttaattaagCAAAAAATCTACTATAAACAACATCAGCACATGGACCAGTGAGAGGCGTGCAAAAATATCTGCAGCCAAAGCAAGAGAAAGAACAAATTCACTCTCAAGTTCTCAACTCAAATCGGTGAATCTTATGGGCCCACATATTTAGGACGCTACACCGAATCCCTACCATTTTGGATAGAAATTCTCAAAAACTGATCCCGATTCATACGATCACCTAGTTGTACAAGTCAACATCCAatatctatttttttgtttttaaatatacCTCTCTTCTATCTTTGTAATGAcaaaatatgaaacaaatattagATGCTGATTCATAAAATCAAGTGATGATACAAGTAGTGGATTCATCTCGAAATCCCCACCTTCTTGTCTTCTCATTCACACGCGGATATTTGTAAGTATCCAACTAGGGCGATACACGGAATCCCTACCGTCTTGGCCACCTCTAATGTTAGAAGAAACATTTCGAAGTTCCCAATGTTCCATCCACCTGTCATCTTTCTATTAGACAAATAAAGGACCAcctctcttgtttttttggtagaaggacCACCTCTCTCATTCCCTATTATTATCCCTTCTTCACACTTCCTACCAGACTTTATTTCTGTGTGCTGCCATTGCCTTTCCTCCCTCGACGCctataaaatgaaaagagaaaaaaggaaaagaaaaagccaAAGCCGAAGCTCTTCTCCCCTCTTCACCGCCTTCCTTCAACCCCCTTCTTAACCGCTCCTCTTTGATCACACCCTTCTCATGTTCCTGTAAATCTTGTCtgcttcttccattcttcatctttttctttcatccaaAGTAATCCAATTGAACAGCCATGACCATCTGCATCTCTGCAATTCTCTCTTGGATTCCTTACCCTTGCTTGAAAATACCCAATTCTCTTTGTTGTTGATTTCTTCTATTTTGGTTCTGGAATCCGGTCATTCATGGTCATGGAAGAGCATCAACAGCAAGAGAATGCAGAGCTTTCCCATCAGGGGAGCGATCCATCGAGACATATTATTTTCGGAAAGTATGAGATGGGGAGGTTATTAGGGCAAGGAACCTTCGCCAAGGTCTACTACGGTAAGCAACTCAAAACTGGAGAAAGCGTTGCCATTAAAGTGATCAACAAAGATCAGGTGAAGAAAGAATGTCTCATGGAGCAGATCAAGCGCGAGATCTCTGTTATGCGTCTTGTTCGTCATCCAAACGTTGTGGAACTCAAAGAAGTCATGGCTACAAAGGGCAAGATCTTCTTCGTCATGGAATACGTTAGAGGAGGTGAACTGTTCGCGAAAGTCGCTAAAGGGAAAGTTAAAGAAGACATTGCTCGCAAGTATTTTCAGCAATTAATCAGTGCTGTCGATTATTGTCACAGTAGAGGCGTCTCTCATCGTGATCTCAAGCCGGAAAATCTACTTCTCGATGAGAACGGAGATCTTAAGGTCTCTGATTTTGGGCTTTCTGCGTTACCGGAGCAGCTCCTTCACGATGGTCTACTTCACACGCAGTGTGGAACCCCTGCTTATGTTGCTCCAGAGGTCTTGAGGAAGAAAGGCTACGACGGATCGAAAGCAGATATCTGGTCTTGTGGAGTCATTCTCTATGTCCTCCTAGCCGGATTCCTACCTTTCCAGGAAGAGAACATAATGAAGATGTATCGGAAGGTGTTCAGAGCAGAGTACGAGTTTCCTCCATGGTTGTCCACCGACGCCAAGCGGTTGATCTCGAAGCTATTGGTGGCCGATCCAGACAAAAGAATCACGATTCGGGAGATAATGCAAACCCCCTGGTTCAAGAAAGGGTTCACCTATCCGATCGCGTTCTGTATTGAAGAGCAGTCGTCGGAGAAGACAGCGGAGGCGGAAGAGGGAGCCGTTTCAAAACAGCCTAATCCGCCAGTCATCAATGCTTTCGAATTTATATCGTCAATGGCATCTGGGTTTGATCTGTCGAGCTTATttgaaaaaaagaggaaagcaggatCGATATTTACATCCAAGTGCTCTGCGTCGGCGATCATGGCGAAGCTGGAATCGGTTGCTAAAGCTTTGAAGTTTCGGATAATGAAAGTGAAGGATTTCAAGATGAAGATGCAGGGTACAGAGGAAGGGCGTAAAGGAAAGCTGTTAGTGACGGCCGAGGTGTTCGAAGTGGCCCCTGGTGTGGCCATTGTTGAATTCTCAAAGTCTGCCGGAGACTCTCTTGAGTATGCTAAGTTTTGCCAGGAAGATGTTAGGCCTGCACTGAAAGACATCGTTTGGAGCTGGCAAGGTGACAACAACAAAGATCAACAACAACAGTTAAAATTAGAGCCACTGGAGATTAACTAAAACAATGaagaaccctaaaaccctaagcccaaaacctaaTTAGGATTCTCAAATTTTCCTctctttattggttttttttttttttgagttccaTAATTTTGTTGCTTATTTTTGGTGTATGATTTTTGTAAATACATATAATATTGTGGATATTGATTAGCAGTAATTAGGATTTAAGGGGTATGGGTAATTGGGTATATATGTGTGGGTGTGAATTGGGGGTAGCTGTTGGGTCTTGGAACAAGATCAAGAGTCAAGGAGAGAGGATGAGTTTGTTCATCTTTGACTTGCAGGGTTGTTTTCTTATGACCTCTGCTTGGAATTCTATTTTGGTGTGGTTGAAGAGGTGTGTAAGTTTTTTGTGGCTTTTGCTGTTCTGTTGTGGTCCTCTTTGAGGAGATTGTGGTAGTAGGGTTGGATAAGGCATATACCAGACCAGAGTTCTGATTTTTCATATTCTGCCCATTCGGGAGGCGACTTGATCATCCCTTTTGATGTCATTAGTCATTTAGCCAGTTTAATTAGATAAAGGTTTATAAGTCTCGTGAGGTTAAGCATAttttgatgtcttgtatgtttTCTAGCTTTCTCAGAAGAGATAATTGTTAGGGACAGGAATAATTGAGAGGTTAGAGGTAGTCatagaagagaaagggagaatcTATGAAGAACAACTTCAAGGATCC
This window encodes:
- the LOC122082367 gene encoding CBL-interacting serine/threonine-protein kinase 5-like, which gives rise to MVMEEHQQQENAELSHQGSDPSRHIIFGKYEMGRLLGQGTFAKVYYGKQLKTGESVAIKVINKDQVKKECLMEQIKREISVMRLVRHPNVVELKEVMATKGKIFFVMEYVRGGELFAKVAKGKVKEDIARKYFQQLISAVDYCHSRGVSHRDLKPENLLLDENGDLKVSDFGLSALPEQLLHDGLLHTQCGTPAYVAPEVLRKKGYDGSKADIWSCGVILYVLLAGFLPFQEENIMKMYRKVFRAEYEFPPWLSTDAKRLISKLLVADPDKRITIREIMQTPWFKKGFTYPIAFCIEEQSSEKTAEAEEGAVSKQPNPPVINAFEFISSMASGFDLSSLFEKKRKAGSIFTSKCSASAIMAKLESVAKALKFRIMKVKDFKMKMQGTEEGRKGKLLVTAEVFEVAPGVAIVEFSKSAGDSLEYAKFCQEDVRPALKDIVWSWQGDNNKDQQQQLKLEPLEIN